In Parasegetibacter sp. NRK P23, a single genomic region encodes these proteins:
- a CDS encoding M42 family metallopeptidase, whose protein sequence is MAKNKQKKQEELLTKKSMEFLKAYINNPSPVGFESSGQKMWLEYIKPFTDTQFTDPYGTAVGVINPEAPFKVVIEAHADEISWFVNYVSPEGLLYLKRNGGVDHQIAPGQRVFVHGKKGPVKAVFGWPAIHTRIGNPDTKEPQPRVDNLFLDCGARTKKEVEDLGIHIGAVATYQDGFDELANNYFIGRAMDNRIGGFMIAEVARMLKENKDKLPYGLYVVNAVQEEIGLRGAEMIARRIKPNIAIITDVTHDTSTPMVNKIIEGDVACGKGPSLAYGPAVHNKLLDLVQDVAGKKDIPVQLRTVSRSTGTDTDSFAYANDGCPSVLISIPLRYMHTTVEMLHKSDIEQTIRLMYETLLTLTPKTNLSYL, encoded by the coding sequence ATGGCTAAAAACAAACAGAAAAAACAGGAAGAGTTGCTCACGAAAAAATCAATGGAGTTCCTGAAAGCCTATATCAATAATCCCTCCCCTGTGGGTTTTGAAAGCAGCGGGCAGAAAATGTGGCTGGAATACATCAAACCTTTTACCGATACGCAATTTACCGACCCATACGGAACAGCCGTGGGCGTTATTAACCCCGAAGCGCCTTTTAAAGTGGTGATTGAGGCCCATGCCGATGAAATCAGCTGGTTCGTAAATTACGTTTCGCCCGAAGGATTACTGTACCTGAAAAGAAATGGCGGCGTTGACCACCAGATCGCACCCGGACAACGGGTATTCGTCCACGGAAAAAAAGGCCCGGTTAAAGCCGTGTTCGGCTGGCCCGCCATCCACACCCGCATTGGAAACCCGGATACGAAAGAACCGCAACCGCGCGTAGACAATCTGTTCCTGGATTGCGGCGCCCGTACCAAAAAAGAAGTGGAAGACCTCGGTATCCATATTGGCGCAGTGGCCACTTACCAGGATGGATTTGATGAACTGGCCAATAATTACTTTATAGGTCGCGCCATGGACAACCGTATTGGTGGCTTTATGATCGCCGAAGTAGCCCGGATGCTGAAAGAAAACAAAGACAAACTGCCCTACGGGTTATACGTGGTGAACGCCGTGCAGGAAGAAATCGGCCTCCGTGGCGCTGAAATGATCGCCCGCCGCATCAAACCAAACATAGCCATCATCACCGACGTAACGCACGATACTTCCACCCCCATGGTCAACAAGATCATTGAAGGCGATGTGGCCTGCGGAAAAGGCCCCTCCCTCGCCTATGGCCCGGCGGTACACAACAAATTACTCGACCTGGTACAGGATGTAGCCGGGAAAAAAGATATCCCCGTTCAGCTCCGCACCGTCTCCCGCAGCACCGGCACCGATACCGATTCTTTCGCTTATGCGAACGATGGCTGCCCTTCCGTACTCATTTCCATCCCCCTTCGCTACATGCACACCACCGTGGAAATGCTGCACAAATCGGATATCGAACAAACCATCCGGCTCATGTATGAGACCTTGCTCACACTTACACCGAAAACCAACCTCAGCTACCTGTAG
- a CDS encoding UbiA family prenyltransferase — MADFLLYSSLFISICAVALCIETNLLLGIPLQGSGFYVFVAGSTLLQYNLHYFIKTKHPPSDPRTSWSFQHKNTHKTLIVLGIAGVIAGMLSFSFSHLIVVGILGALTILYTFPFLPFPTKKRLKDFGLLKIFVLTLTWTIITVWLPVAESGWNLDIWLIFIRRFLFMGALCLAFDIRDTYFDGKAGIGTVPVAIGLQNSYRIIYLLLVLFMGISIYQLMTDRNIYIFNAMMLSAIATFILIEKSKTDRSDLLYLGGIDGMMLLQAILVAAGT; from the coding sequence GTGGCAGATTTTCTGCTGTACAGTTCCCTTTTCATCTCTATCTGCGCGGTGGCGCTTTGTATTGAAACCAATCTGTTACTGGGCATACCTTTACAGGGCTCTGGCTTCTATGTTTTTGTTGCAGGCTCCACCCTATTGCAATACAACCTTCACTATTTCATAAAAACCAAGCACCCTCCCTCCGACCCGCGCACATCCTGGTCGTTTCAACACAAAAACACACATAAAACACTAATAGTGCTGGGCATTGCCGGGGTAATTGCGGGGATGCTGAGTTTTTCATTCAGCCACCTCATCGTTGTGGGCATACTCGGAGCACTTACTATTCTGTATACGTTTCCATTCCTGCCCTTCCCGACAAAAAAAAGGCTGAAGGATTTTGGACTGCTGAAGATTTTTGTACTTACACTTACCTGGACCATTATAACCGTTTGGTTGCCCGTGGCGGAAAGCGGCTGGAACCTTGACATCTGGCTGATTTTCATCCGGCGGTTCCTCTTCATGGGGGCGCTTTGCCTCGCCTTCGATATCCGCGACACATATTTCGATGGGAAAGCGGGCATCGGCACCGTTCCAGTAGCCATCGGCCTGCAAAACAGTTACCGCATCATTTACCTGTTGCTCGTACTTTTCATGGGCATCAGTATATACCAACTTATGACGGACAGAAACATCTATATCTTCAACGCCATGATGCTTTCCGCCATCGCCACGTTCATACTCATTGAAAAAAGCAAGACTGACCGCAGCGACCTCCTTTACCTTGGCGGTATCGATGGCATGATGCTGCTCCAGGCCATACTGGTGGCCGCCGGAACCTGA
- a CDS encoding response regulator transcription factor yields the protein MISVLIVDDHTLVRETWSFILKTSPYISHVEECADGISAIVKASEYKPDVILMDINMEPISGIEASKRILEQHPGIRIIGLSTHTDAATIKRMIAAGAAGYVTKTSPVSEMIHAIQQVMEGGNYVCEELKDIRWN from the coding sequence ATGATTTCAGTTTTAATCGTGGACGACCACACCCTGGTTCGCGAAACCTGGAGCTTTATCCTAAAAACCAGCCCCTACATTAGTCATGTAGAAGAATGCGCGGATGGCATTTCCGCCATTGTAAAAGCATCGGAATACAAACCCGATGTCATTCTGATGGACATCAACATGGAGCCGATCTCCGGCATTGAAGCTTCCAAACGTATCCTGGAGCAACATCCCGGTATCAGGATAATAGGCCTTTCCACCCACACGGATGCCGCTACCATCAAAAGAATGATCGCCGCCGGCGCGGCCGGATACGTTACCAAAACAAGCCCGGTAAGCGAAATGATCCACGCCATTCAACAGGTGATGGAAGGCGGAAACTATGTTTGCGAGGAACTGAAAGATATCCGCTGGAACTGA
- a CDS encoding xylulokinase, translating to MLLLGIDIGTSSVKVSVLDGETGKVKAAATWPETEAPVKALKPGWAEQSPNDWWDHFKKALEKISAIVHLEEIGAVGIAYQMHGLVLTDVNGNVLRDSIIWCDSRAVPYGDAAAAKLGETYCRKHLLNDPGNFTAAKLAWVKEHESDLYKRIHKMMLPGDYFGLRLTGNVTTSASALSEGIFWDFIKNDVSTEVLEVFGFDKKIIPEIRPVMSEHGQVSAAAAAELGLRSGIPVTYKAGDQPNNALSLNVMEPGEVAATAGTSGVIYAVTDELLADKRSRVNSFAHVSYSEHEKRIGVLLCINGTGSMNSWLKRSMGNSLSYIDINELAATAPEGSDGLLVLPFGNGAERIFENKVTGARFVDLDLNRHTQAHCFRAAQEGIAFAFRYGLDILRENGFAPSVIRAGYANMFLSPLFAQTFVNITGVAVELHSSDGSVGAAIGAGLGVGYYKSAGEAFGNKKALKLITHKRDSLLETTYVRWKNELNQSLQA from the coding sequence ATGTTGTTATTAGGAATAGATATTGGTACCTCCTCGGTAAAGGTTTCCGTGCTGGATGGGGAAACCGGGAAAGTAAAGGCCGCCGCTACCTGGCCCGAAACCGAAGCCCCTGTAAAAGCGTTGAAACCCGGTTGGGCCGAGCAATCCCCCAACGACTGGTGGGATCACTTTAAAAAAGCGCTCGAAAAAATCTCCGCTATTGTTCACCTGGAAGAAATAGGAGCGGTGGGCATCGCCTACCAGATGCACGGTCTCGTGTTAACGGATGTGAATGGAAACGTGTTGCGCGATTCCATCATCTGGTGCGACAGCCGCGCGGTGCCTTATGGCGACGCGGCCGCGGCCAAACTTGGTGAAACCTATTGCAGAAAGCATTTGCTGAACGATCCTGGTAACTTCACGGCGGCCAAGCTCGCCTGGGTAAAGGAACATGAGTCGGATTTGTACAAACGTATACATAAAATGATGCTGCCCGGCGATTATTTCGGATTACGTTTAACCGGAAACGTTACCACGAGCGCGTCTGCCTTATCCGAAGGAATATTCTGGGACTTTATAAAGAACGATGTTTCTACGGAAGTACTGGAAGTATTCGGTTTCGATAAAAAGATCATCCCCGAAATTCGTCCGGTAATGAGTGAACACGGTCAGGTGAGCGCAGCCGCCGCCGCTGAACTTGGTTTACGGTCAGGCATTCCCGTTACTTACAAAGCTGGAGATCAGCCCAACAACGCACTCTCGTTGAATGTAATGGAACCCGGAGAAGTGGCCGCCACGGCAGGAACCTCCGGCGTCATCTATGCCGTGACCGATGAACTCCTCGCTGACAAAAGGTCTCGCGTCAACAGTTTCGCGCATGTGAGTTACAGTGAGCACGAAAAGAGAATCGGCGTATTGTTGTGCATCAATGGCACAGGCAGCATGAACAGCTGGCTCAAACGCTCCATGGGCAATTCCCTTTCTTATATTGATATCAACGAACTCGCCGCCACGGCGCCTGAAGGCTCCGACGGATTGCTGGTACTGCCTTTCGGCAACGGCGCCGAAAGAATATTCGAAAATAAAGTAACCGGCGCGCGCTTCGTGGACCTCGACCTGAACAGGCATACGCAGGCGCATTGCTTCCGTGCCGCCCAGGAAGGGATCGCTTTCGCTTTCCGTTACGGACTGGATATTTTAAGGGAGAATGGGTTCGCTCCTTCGGTGATCCGTGCCGGGTACGCGAATATGTTCCTGAGTCCTTTGTTCGCCCAGACTTTCGTAAACATCACCGGTGTGGCGGTAGAACTCCATTCTTCAGACGGAAGTGTAGGGGCCGCTATCGGTGCAGGATTGGGCGTGGGCTACTATAAATCGGCAGGAGAAGCATTTGGCAATAAAAAAGCGCTGAAGCTGATTACGCACAAACGGGACTCCCTCCTGGAAACTACTTATGTAAGGTGGAAAAATGAATTGAATCAATCGCTGCAAGCATAA
- a CDS encoding Gfo/Idh/MocA family protein yields MQRRNFLKNSILTGASIGFAGTFPSIVQAAPLQETPVGIALIGCKGMGWSNLMSMLKVNGTRCVALCDVDDNVLSQRMDELKKKNIVPKTYKDYREVLASPEVQAVIIATPDHWHCLMMVDACKAGKEIYVEKPAANSVAETITMVEAAKKYDRIVQVNQWQRSQQHFQDAIAYVHSGKLGNIYSVKTWFFRGGGEPLTPVPDGPVPEGVDYNMWLGPAPKRPFNQNRFHYQFRWFWDYAGGLMTDWGVHLFDIALWGMNAGDPVSVASSGAKYMFPTDAKETPDLQTALYDYGSFQLTWEHSMGKGQSFGYNHGIAFIGSNATLIVNRSGWEVIPEKDKKDIAAVPWTKRSDDGLDMHTINFIKAVRAKNKDLLNCPIEAGARVAAHCHLGNISLRSKEKVFWDKERQSVTSKKARKLLKPKYENGWKYPQV; encoded by the coding sequence ATGCAAAGACGTAATTTCCTCAAAAACAGCATTTTAACCGGGGCCAGCATAGGCTTTGCCGGAACATTCCCTTCTATCGTACAGGCAGCGCCTCTTCAGGAAACCCCTGTAGGCATCGCGTTGATCGGGTGCAAAGGCATGGGCTGGAGCAACCTCATGAGTATGCTCAAAGTAAACGGCACCCGTTGTGTGGCGCTTTGTGATGTGGATGACAATGTATTGTCCCAGCGGATGGATGAATTGAAAAAGAAGAACATCGTTCCGAAAACCTATAAGGATTACCGTGAAGTGCTCGCCTCGCCTGAAGTGCAGGCGGTCATCATTGCAACCCCCGATCACTGGCATTGCCTGATGATGGTGGACGCCTGCAAGGCCGGGAAAGAAATATACGTGGAGAAACCCGCCGCCAACTCAGTAGCGGAGACGATAACAATGGTGGAAGCCGCAAAAAAATATGACCGCATTGTACAGGTGAACCAATGGCAACGCAGCCAGCAACATTTCCAGGACGCCATCGCTTATGTGCACTCAGGGAAGTTAGGAAACATCTATTCGGTGAAAACCTGGTTCTTCCGCGGCGGCGGTGAACCCCTTACACCGGTTCCCGATGGTCCCGTTCCCGAAGGTGTTGATTACAACATGTGGCTGGGGCCCGCACCAAAGCGTCCCTTCAACCAAAACCGTTTCCATTACCAGTTCCGCTGGTTCTGGGATTATGCCGGCGGACTGATGACCGACTGGGGCGTGCACCTTTTTGATATCGCGCTCTGGGGCATGAACGCCGGAGATCCCGTATCCGTGGCCAGTTCCGGGGCCAAATACATGTTTCCCACCGATGCGAAAGAAACCCCGGACCTGCAAACCGCCCTGTATGATTACGGCAGTTTCCAACTTACCTGGGAACATTCCATGGGCAAGGGACAATCCTTCGGTTACAACCACGGTATCGCCTTTATTGGATCCAATGCAACACTCATCGTTAACCGAAGCGGCTGGGAAGTGATCCCCGAAAAAGATAAGAAAGATATTGCCGCCGTTCCCTGGACCAAAAGATCAGACGACGGACTGGATATGCACACCATCAATTTCATCAAAGCGGTGCGCGCAAAGAACAAAGACCTGCTCAATTGCCCTATCGAAGCGGGTGCCAGAGTAGCGGCGCATTGCCACCTCGGCAACATCTCGCTTCGTTCAAAAGAAAAAGTATTCTGGGATAAAGAAAGGCAGTCTGTAACCAGTAAAAAAGCCAGAAAATTATTGAAACCGAAGTACGAAAACGGCTGGAAGTATCCGCAGGTGTAA
- the xylA gene encoding xylose isomerase: MNIVLGDKEYFSGIGAVGYEGPESDNPMAFRWYDAKRVVAGKTMEEHLRFACAYWHSFCGNGADPFGEPTHIFAWDQHSDAVTRAKMKMDAAFEFMTKMGLPFYCFHDVDVVDYTNDVNENDKRLATLTEYAKQKQAASGIQLLWGTANLFSHKRYMNGASTNPDFHVLAHAGAQVKAAMDATIALGGQNYVFWGGREGYMSLLNTDMKREQEHLAMFLTKARDYARSQGFKGAFFIEPKPCEPTKHQYDYDSATVISFLRQYNLMDDFKLNLEVNHATLAGHTFQHELQVAVDAGLLGSIDANRGDYQNGWDTDQFPNNLNELAESMLIILEGGGFKGGGINFDAKIRRNSTDPQDLFYAHIGGMDAFARALVIADNILQKSDYKKIREERYASFDAGEGKRFENGELSLADLRAFAVANGEPAVKSGKQELLENIVNRYI; the protein is encoded by the coding sequence ATGAATATAGTTCTTGGCGACAAAGAGTATTTCTCCGGTATCGGAGCCGTAGGTTATGAAGGACCTGAATCAGACAATCCAATGGCCTTCCGCTGGTACGACGCAAAACGCGTAGTGGCGGGGAAAACAATGGAAGAACACCTGCGCTTCGCCTGCGCCTACTGGCATTCTTTCTGCGGCAATGGCGCCGATCCCTTTGGTGAACCCACGCATATTTTTGCCTGGGACCAGCACAGCGATGCAGTGACCCGTGCCAAAATGAAGATGGACGCGGCTTTCGAATTCATGACCAAAATGGGATTGCCCTTCTATTGCTTCCATGATGTGGATGTGGTGGACTATACCAATGATGTGAACGAGAACGACAAACGCCTCGCCACGTTAACGGAATACGCGAAGCAGAAGCAGGCTGCCAGCGGTATCCAACTGCTTTGGGGAACCGCTAACCTGTTCAGCCACAAACGTTATATGAACGGCGCTTCCACCAATCCTGATTTCCATGTGCTGGCGCACGCCGGCGCACAGGTGAAAGCCGCCATGGATGCCACGATCGCACTGGGCGGACAGAACTACGTTTTCTGGGGTGGAAGAGAAGGGTATATGTCGCTGCTGAATACCGATATGAAGCGCGAACAAGAGCACCTGGCCATGTTCCTCACCAAAGCCCGCGATTATGCACGCAGCCAGGGCTTTAAAGGTGCTTTCTTCATCGAGCCAAAGCCATGTGAGCCTACCAAGCACCAATACGATTACGATTCCGCTACTGTAATCAGTTTCCTCCGTCAGTACAACCTGATGGACGACTTTAAACTGAACCTGGAAGTAAACCACGCCACACTCGCCGGCCATACTTTCCAGCACGAGCTGCAAGTAGCCGTAGACGCAGGGTTGCTCGGTTCCATCGACGCCAACCGCGGGGATTACCAGAACGGATGGGATACCGACCAGTTCCCCAATAACCTCAACGAACTCGCGGAAAGTATGTTGATCATCCTCGAAGGCGGTGGCTTTAAAGGAGGCGGCATCAATTTCGACGCGAAGATCAGAAGGAACTCTACTGATCCGCAAGACCTTTTCTATGCCCACATCGGCGGTATGGACGCGTTCGCCCGTGCATTGGTGATCGCGGATAATATTCTTCAGAAATCTGATTATAAGAAGATCCGTGAAGAAAGATATGCTTCTTTCGATGCAGGAGAAGGAAAGCGTTTCGAGAACGGAGAACTTTCCCTGGCTGATCTGCGTGCGTTCGCTGTGGCGAATGGAGAGCCTGCGGTGAAGAGTGGTAAGCAGGAGTTGCTGGAGAATATTGTGAACAGGTATATTTAG
- a CDS encoding acyl transferase, with the protein MDCEFDAKTWKNDASQFNERAIRLFQYQYRHNKIYREYVDLLNVPAGKLRQWQDIPFLPISFFKSHQLQTGSWVPETWFESSGTTGAQTSRHFVKQMETYQNSFMEGFRLFYGAPSDWCIIGLLPAYLERQHSSLVVMTDALIKASRHPKSGFYLYNHDELAEVLRQNERKGQKTWLIGVTFALLDFAEQYPMELRHTVVLETGGMKGRRRELTRSEIHEVLRAQWKLKKIHAEYGMTELFSQAYSFGDGLFNCPPWMKIVLREEDDPLALVRPHSAKPVSGAINIIDLANVDSCAFIATEDVGRLHPDGRFEVLGRMDNTDIRGCSLLVV; encoded by the coding sequence ATGGATTGTGAATTTGATGCCAAAACTTGGAAGAACGATGCATCGCAGTTTAATGAACGTGCCATCCGGCTGTTTCAGTATCAATACAGGCATAACAAAATCTACAGGGAATATGTTGACCTGTTGAACGTTCCGGCCGGAAAACTGCGGCAATGGCAGGATATTCCTTTTCTTCCCATTTCTTTTTTTAAGTCCCATCAACTTCAAACCGGAAGCTGGGTGCCGGAGACCTGGTTCGAAAGCAGCGGTACAACAGGCGCACAAACCAGCAGACATTTTGTAAAGCAGATGGAAACTTACCAGAATAGCTTTATGGAGGGGTTCAGGCTTTTTTACGGAGCGCCATCAGATTGGTGCATCATCGGCTTGTTGCCCGCTTATCTTGAGCGGCAGCATTCTTCCCTGGTGGTAATGACGGACGCGCTCATCAAAGCCAGCAGACATCCAAAAAGCGGTTTTTACCTGTATAACCACGATGAACTGGCAGAAGTGTTACGGCAGAATGAACGGAAAGGGCAGAAAACCTGGCTCATTGGGGTGACCTTCGCTTTGCTGGACTTCGCGGAGCAATATCCCATGGAACTCAGGCACACAGTGGTTTTGGAAACCGGGGGCATGAAAGGAAGAAGGCGTGAACTGACCCGGTCTGAAATACATGAAGTGCTTCGTGCGCAGTGGAAACTGAAAAAAATACATGCGGAATATGGGATGACAGAACTTTTCTCCCAGGCGTATTCTTTCGGTGACGGACTGTTCAACTGTCCGCCATGGATGAAAATAGTATTGCGGGAAGAGGATGATCCACTGGCACTGGTACGGCCGCATTCCGCCAAACCTGTTTCCGGTGCTATAAATATTATTGACCTTGCCAATGTGGATTCCTGCGCGTTCATCGCTACGGAAGATGTGGGACGTCTTCATCCCGACGGTCGTTTTGAAGTGCTGGGGCGGATGGACAATACCGATATAAGGGGCTGTAGCTTGCTGGTGGTGTAA
- the porQ gene encoding type IX secretion system protein PorQ yields the protein MRWWCSILFAVCVLCLSTKAQTLGGETTFNFLKLPFSPQQSALGGINAAQHTNDVSLAFHNPALLSKEMDRQLATSFNSFYGGIKNYALQFAYHHSKLATDFSIGTHFLNYGDILQTDASGMEIGSFRPRDFVLQVSAARTYLKKWRYGVSLKWIGSNYGMARANGMAVDVGVLYNDTANGLRIALTAINMGTQFRTYAGLKEELPFDLQLGISKKLADAPLQFSVNLHHLHRFDIRYNDPLFNEEAGEENAGRSGLDGLFRHVVLGAQLFLGEKIELSTGYNHLRRRELNVANTTNGLNGFSMGIGIILEKIQVRYASTWYQNNRAYQQLGLNLPLKSYTKR from the coding sequence ATGAGATGGTGGTGTTCAATCCTGTTTGCTGTGTGCGTGCTTTGCCTTTCAACAAAAGCACAAACGCTGGGTGGCGAAACCACTTTCAATTTCCTTAAACTACCTTTTTCCCCTCAACAAAGCGCACTGGGAGGCATTAATGCCGCCCAACATACCAATGATGTGTCGCTTGCATTCCATAATCCTGCGCTTTTGTCGAAGGAGATGGATAGGCAACTTGCCACATCCTTTAACAGCTTTTACGGCGGGATCAAAAATTACGCGCTGCAGTTCGCTTACCATCATTCAAAACTTGCCACGGACTTTTCCATCGGAACGCATTTTCTGAATTATGGCGACATTTTACAAACGGATGCCTCCGGCATGGAAATAGGCAGCTTCCGGCCCCGGGATTTTGTGCTGCAGGTATCCGCGGCAAGGACTTACCTGAAAAAATGGCGTTACGGTGTTTCCCTCAAATGGATCGGTTCAAATTACGGTATGGCCCGGGCAAATGGTATGGCCGTTGATGTGGGCGTTTTGTACAACGATACGGCAAACGGACTCAGAATCGCACTAACGGCCATCAATATGGGAACTCAGTTCAGGACCTACGCCGGTCTGAAAGAAGAACTGCCTTTCGACCTTCAACTCGGCATTTCCAAAAAACTGGCCGACGCCCCGCTTCAGTTCAGTGTAAACCTCCACCACCTTCACCGCTTCGATATCCGGTACAATGACCCGCTTTTTAACGAAGAAGCAGGAGAGGAGAATGCGGGCCGTTCCGGTCTGGATGGATTGTTCCGGCATGTAGTATTGGGGGCGCAGCTTTTCCTCGGGGAAAAAATCGAGTTGAGCACGGGCTATAACCACCTTCGTCGGCGGGAATTGAATGTCGCTAACACCACGAACGGGTTGAACGGATTTTCCATGGGCATAGGGATAATCCTTGAAAAGATACAGGTCAGGTATGCAAGTACATGGTACCAGAACAACAGGGCTTACCAGCAACTGGGGCTTAATCTTCCACTGAAATCTTACACAAAACGGTAG
- a CDS encoding AraC family transcriptional regulator, giving the protein MKPFIERLPLKEGESFAARVHTTPSFEVPWHQHEETELIYFIEGEGICRAGNYIGPFKKGDLFYIGGKLPHQFDKSDPSAIISAAVIHFREEVWGEAFVQLPENRMLRDLFTMGKSGLKVDGDITQRIVKLILSLSAGTGNRLLSLLECLHAIGSTHQHTHLSAGVQPEYYNWRDQERIDKVYRFTMASFREKVQLSDVAAISGMTVPAFCNYFKKRTRKTYIDFLNEVRIGYAGQLLLETECAVTDACHASGFNNLAHFNRQFRKLKGVTPSEYRHLYEEKDNFSSLETDLGVRILEGE; this is encoded by the coding sequence ATGAAGCCATTTATCGAACGATTGCCGTTAAAGGAAGGCGAATCCTTTGCCGCCCGTGTGCATACCACGCCCAGCTTTGAGGTACCCTGGCACCAGCATGAGGAAACCGAACTTATCTACTTTATAGAAGGAGAAGGTATTTGCAGGGCTGGGAATTATATCGGTCCATTTAAGAAAGGGGATCTATTTTATATAGGCGGAAAGCTGCCGCATCAGTTTGATAAATCCGACCCCTCCGCCATCATCAGCGCGGCCGTGATCCATTTCAGAGAAGAGGTTTGGGGAGAAGCCTTTGTTCAACTCCCGGAGAACCGGATGTTGCGCGACCTGTTCACGATGGGCAAAAGCGGACTGAAAGTAGATGGAGACATCACCCAACGCATCGTTAAACTCATTCTTTCCCTGAGTGCCGGTACCGGAAACAGGCTACTTTCGCTGCTGGAATGCCTGCATGCCATAGGGAGCACCCACCAGCATACGCATCTTTCAGCCGGCGTGCAACCAGAATATTACAACTGGCGCGACCAGGAACGCATCGATAAAGTGTACCGGTTCACCATGGCCTCGTTCCGCGAAAAAGTGCAACTTTCGGATGTTGCCGCCATTTCCGGCATGACCGTTCCCGCCTTCTGCAACTACTTCAAAAAAAGAACCCGGAAAACATATATCGACTTTCTGAACGAAGTGCGCATCGGCTATGCCGGGCAACTTTTACTGGAAACCGAATGCGCGGTAACCGACGCCTGCCATGCTTCAGGCTTCAACAACCTGGCGCATTTTAACCGGCAATTCCGTAAACTGAAGGGTGTAACGCCTTCGGAGTACAGGCATTTGTATGAAGAAAAAGACAATTTCAGCAGCCTGGAAACGGACCTGGGCGTGAGGATACTGGAAGGAGAATAA
- the bioB gene encoding biotin synthase BioB — protein MIRNDWTAEEIKEIYDTPLLELVFRAAAIHREYNDTGEVQVCTLLSIKTGGCTEDCAYCPQAARYNTGVNVQALMQKDEVLKYAQKAKEAGSTRFCMGAAWREVRNNRDFDRVLDMVKGVNAMGMEVCCTLGMLTEEQAQKLAEAGLHAYNHNLDTSREHYDDIITTRTYDDRLQTLDNVRKAGVTVCCGGIIGLGETHDDRIGMLQTLSNMPEHPESVPINALVRVAGTPLMNNPKVDIWDMVRMIATARIIMPKAMVRLSAGRAEMSIAEQALCFMAGANSIFAGDKLLTTPNPEFEEDNAMFALLGLKPRVAFKEEKEVCAH, from the coding sequence ATGATCAGAAACGACTGGACCGCTGAAGAGATAAAGGAAATTTACGACACGCCGCTGCTGGAGCTTGTTTTCAGGGCCGCGGCCATTCACCGTGAATACAACGATACCGGAGAAGTACAGGTTTGTACCCTCCTGAGTATAAAAACAGGCGGCTGCACTGAAGACTGCGCCTATTGTCCACAGGCTGCCCGCTACAATACCGGCGTGAACGTTCAGGCACTGATGCAGAAAGATGAAGTCCTGAAATACGCGCAGAAAGCCAAAGAAGCAGGCTCAACCCGCTTCTGCATGGGCGCCGCCTGGCGCGAAGTACGCAACAACCGCGATTTCGACCGCGTACTGGATATGGTAAAAGGCGTCAACGCCATGGGCATGGAAGTTTGCTGCACGCTGGGCATGCTAACGGAAGAGCAGGCGCAGAAACTGGCCGAAGCAGGCTTACACGCTTACAACCACAACCTCGACACCTCCCGCGAACACTACGACGACATCATCACCACCCGTACTTATGATGACCGTCTCCAAACCCTGGATAACGTTCGCAAAGCAGGTGTTACCGTTTGTTGCGGCGGCATCATCGGTCTCGGAGAAACCCACGACGACCGCATCGGTATGCTGCAAACCCTGAGCAATATGCCCGAACACCCGGAAAGCGTGCCCATCAACGCACTCGTGCGTGTGGCCGGAACACCTTTAATGAATAATCCAAAAGTAGACATCTGGGATATGGTGCGCATGATCGCCACCGCAAGGATCATTATGCCGAAAGCGATGGTAAGGCTCAGCGCGGGACGCGCGGAGATGAGCATTGCCGAACAGGCGCTCTGTTTTATGGCCGGCGCCAATTCTATTTTTGCCGGAGACAAATTGCTCACCACGCCCAACCCCGAGTTCGAGGAAGACAACGCCATGTTCGCGTTGCTGGGACTGAAGCCGCGTGTGGCGTTTAAGGAAGAGAAAGAGGTTTGCGCACATTAA